In the Marinomonas algicola genome, one interval contains:
- a CDS encoding Ppx/GppA phosphatase family protein, whose protein sequence is MQSLFQQQTHDLPFEKIAAIDLGSNSFHMVIAQLHHGQLRITNEYGEKVQLAAGLVNDVLEDDALQRGLDCLARFAQVIEDMPLGSVRIVGTNALRVADNRYDFIGKAMDIISHPVEIIAGREEARLIYVGVSNTMDHGDQKRLVVDIGGGSTEFIIGQQLKPILTESLHMGCVSFRQRFFADGTINKTNFQKAVTSARLELFSIQDDFLEEKWDIAIGSSGTVKAAYNIIKENAWSKKGITLKALKMLQKALFEAGHSDNINLVGLKPERKSTFAAGIAILTAVFECFDIKQMDFSNGALREGVLYDIVGRYTETDIRESTIQYLLNQYHIDTQQSKLVMNTAISALAQVKDAWDLNSVLVEDLLRWAALIHEVGIGISHSRYHKHGAYIIRESDLPGFSQQEQQALASLVLRHRRKFSQSLMYRFTKSDQLELDKLAILLRLSIVMHHDRKEGDMPIFTLQAKDKTIRLEFLPEWLESRPLTEATLQQEADYLAAEGYKLSFS, encoded by the coding sequence ATGCAATCACTCTTTCAGCAACAAACTCATGATTTACCGTTCGAAAAAATTGCCGCTATAGATCTAGGGTCAAACAGCTTCCACATGGTAATAGCACAACTTCACCATGGCCAACTTCGCATCACAAACGAGTATGGTGAGAAAGTCCAATTAGCGGCCGGGTTAGTCAATGATGTATTAGAAGATGACGCACTACAAAGGGGCTTAGACTGCCTAGCACGCTTTGCACAGGTAATCGAAGACATGCCTCTTGGTTCCGTCCGTATTGTCGGCACCAACGCACTGCGAGTCGCTGATAACCGTTATGATTTTATTGGCAAAGCCATGGACATCATTTCACATCCAGTGGAAATTATCGCGGGACGAGAAGAAGCGCGCTTAATTTACGTCGGCGTGTCCAATACCATGGATCATGGTGATCAAAAACGCCTAGTGGTCGACATTGGCGGTGGTAGTACCGAATTTATTATTGGTCAACAGTTAAAACCCATCCTAACAGAAAGCTTGCATATGGGTTGCGTCAGCTTCCGACAACGCTTTTTTGCAGATGGCACCATCAATAAAACCAATTTCCAAAAGGCCGTTACCTCAGCTCGACTTGAACTATTTAGTATTCAAGATGATTTTTTAGAGGAAAAATGGGACATTGCTATCGGCTCCTCAGGCACCGTTAAAGCGGCTTATAACATCATCAAGGAAAACGCCTGGAGCAAAAAGGGCATCACTCTCAAAGCACTTAAAATGCTCCAGAAAGCGCTTTTTGAAGCCGGACATTCAGACAACATCAATTTAGTCGGCCTAAAGCCAGAGCGTAAATCGACGTTTGCCGCCGGGATCGCCATCCTTACCGCTGTATTTGAGTGCTTCGACATTAAACAAATGGATTTTTCAAACGGTGCATTACGCGAAGGCGTGCTATACGATATTGTTGGCCGTTATACTGAAACAGACATACGTGAAAGCACAATTCAATATCTGCTAAATCAGTATCATATTGACACTCAACAATCAAAACTGGTCATGAACACCGCCATCTCAGCACTCGCTCAAGTAAAAGACGCCTGGGACCTAAATAGTGTATTGGTAGAAGATTTACTCAGATGGGCCGCGTTGATTCACGAAGTTGGCATCGGTATCTCTCACAGCCGATACCATAAACACGGCGCCTACATCATCAGAGAATCTGACTTACCTGGCTTCTCCCAACAAGAGCAACAAGCACTCGCTAGTTTAGTCTTGCGCCATAGACGAAAATTCAGCCAATCACTCATGTATCGTTTCACAAAAAGCGACCAACTAGAATTGGACAAACTGGCGATTCTTTTACGATTATCCATTGTGATGCACCATGATAGAAAAGAAGGTGATATGCCGATTTTCACACTGCAAGCAAAAGACAAAACAATTAGACTTGAATTTTTACCGGAATGGCTTGAATCAAGACCATTAACAGAAGCCACACTTCAACAAGAAGCAGATTATTTGGCCGCTGAAGGTTATAAATTAAGTTTCAGCTAA
- the rho gene encoding transcription termination factor Rho yields the protein MNLTELKQKSVQELLDIAAEMGLDNIARSRKQDVIFAILKRHAKGGEDIYGDGILEILQDGFGFLRSPDSSYLAGPDDIYVSPSQIRRFSLRTGDTISGKIRPPKDGERYFALLKVNEINFDKPESVRNKILFENLTPLFPDERLLMEAGNGSTEDVTSRIIDLVAPMGLGQRALVVSPPKAGKTFMLQNIANAITRNSPDCHLIVLLIDERPEEVTEMSRTVRGEVVASTFDEPPSRHVQVAEMVIEKAKRLVEHKRDVVILLDSITRLARAYNTVIPSSGKVLTGGVDANALERPKRFFGAARNIEEGGSLTIIATALVDTGSKMDEVIFEEFKGTGNSELHLDRKIAEKRTFPAINIRRSGTRREDLLTSEDELQRMWILRKLLNPMEDVAATEFLIDRLKVTQTNDEFFESMKGKGK from the coding sequence ATGAACCTTACCGAATTAAAACAGAAATCAGTACAAGAACTATTAGACATTGCTGCCGAAATGGGTCTAGATAATATCGCCCGTTCTCGGAAACAAGATGTAATTTTCGCAATCCTTAAGCGTCATGCTAAAGGTGGTGAAGATATTTATGGCGATGGTATTTTAGAAATTCTGCAAGACGGCTTTGGCTTTCTACGCTCCCCTGACAGTTCTTACTTAGCTGGTCCTGACGATATATATGTTTCTCCTAGTCAGATTCGCCGCTTTAGTTTACGTACTGGTGATACGATTTCTGGAAAAATCAGACCTCCAAAAGATGGCGAACGTTATTTCGCTCTTTTAAAAGTTAATGAAATTAACTTTGATAAACCTGAAAGTGTTCGTAATAAAATTCTTTTTGAAAACTTAACACCGCTATTTCCTGATGAACGTTTATTGATGGAAGCGGGTAATGGTTCAACAGAAGATGTCACATCTCGTATTATTGACCTTGTGGCGCCTATGGGCTTAGGTCAGCGTGCTTTGGTTGTTTCTCCGCCAAAAGCAGGTAAAACCTTCATGTTACAGAATATTGCCAATGCGATTACTCGTAACTCACCTGATTGTCATCTGATTGTCTTGTTGATCGATGAACGCCCTGAAGAAGTAACAGAAATGTCACGTACTGTACGTGGTGAAGTGGTTGCCTCGACTTTTGATGAGCCACCCAGTCGACATGTTCAAGTGGCTGAAATGGTGATTGAAAAAGCCAAACGTTTGGTTGAGCATAAACGTGATGTGGTTATTCTTTTGGATTCCATTACGCGTTTAGCGCGTGCTTACAACACCGTTATTCCTTCCTCTGGTAAAGTATTAACCGGTGGTGTTGATGCGAATGCATTAGAGCGTCCGAAGCGTTTCTTTGGTGCGGCACGTAATATCGAAGAAGGAGGCAGTTTAACCATCATTGCTACGGCATTGGTAGATACTGGCTCTAAAATGGATGAAGTTATCTTTGAAGAATTTAAAGGTACAGGTAACAGCGAACTTCATCTAGACCGTAAAATTGCCGAGAAACGTACTTTCCCAGCGATCAATATTCGCCGTTCTGGTACTCGTCGAGAAGACTTATTAACCTCTGAAGATGAGTTGCAACGCATGTGGATACTTCGCAAGTTGTTAAATCCTATGGAAGACGTTGCGGCAACAGAATTCTTGATTGATCGTTTAAAAGTGACTCAGACGAATGATGAATTCTTTGAGTCAATGAAAGGTAAAGGCAAGTAA
- a CDS encoding NAD(P)H-flavin reductase — translation MKDVIAQVGTIELINQNVYQVTLKVENQSFIAGQYLMIVLPTGESVPYSIGSAPHELPELTLFILVNDEASLAYRVIDFLKNHTDITLKMPGGDSHVASSLITPEVEHILLIAGGTGFSQIKSMYDHLKHQKYSGKVSFYWGVRTPADIFQKQWLKSMADSENGFTVNIVVNEPDDSWGGRSGWLYQAIQDDYEDLSNSVAFISGSVAMVYGTLDQLKSSGLQDAQCASDVFAYAPRP, via the coding sequence GTGAAAGATGTAATAGCCCAAGTGGGTACAATTGAACTGATTAATCAAAACGTTTACCAAGTTACTCTAAAGGTTGAAAACCAAAGTTTTATTGCTGGTCAGTATTTAATGATTGTATTGCCTACTGGTGAATCGGTTCCTTATTCTATCGGCAGTGCACCACACGAGTTGCCTGAATTGACTTTATTTATCTTAGTTAACGATGAGGCATCGCTTGCTTATAGAGTGATTGACTTTTTAAAAAACCATACCGATATTACGCTAAAAATGCCAGGTGGAGACAGTCATGTAGCGTCTTCTCTTATCACGCCAGAGGTTGAGCATATATTATTGATTGCTGGTGGTACTGGGTTTTCGCAGATCAAAAGCATGTATGATCACCTTAAGCATCAAAAATATTCTGGAAAGGTCTCTTTCTATTGGGGAGTACGTACGCCAGCCGATATTTTTCAGAAGCAATGGCTGAAGTCCATGGCGGATTCTGAAAATGGATTTACGGTAAACATTGTCGTTAATGAGCCTGATGACTCTTGGGGTGGCCGTTCTGGTTGGTTATACCAAGCTATTCAAGACGATTATGAGGATCTTAGCAACAGTGTGGCTTTTATAAGTGGCTCGGTTGCTATGGTGTATGGCACATTAGACCAATTAAAATCCTCAGGGTTGCAAGATGCGCAATGTGCTTCGGATGTTTTCGCTTATGCCCCTCGTCCTTGA
- a CDS encoding lysine exporter LysO family protein, whose translation MTVLSTLGPLLLALLLGYWINVPPLTQSRVSTLLSQLTYLILSLIGFSLGALDNFAEKLVTAGAQAVIFLVIICLFSLTALYLSGRYLIPSTQESMQESITKSEHTTSRIISWAIFHEAGKTLAWVISGGILGYFFSGFATHIDSLVMLLLYVLLFLIGCQLRQGNYRLRKLFLNSQGLIIAAVTIFSTLLAGLIAALIIGLPWQHGLAVVSGFGWYSLSGILITGLGNPVLGTTAFLLDLSREILALMLIPIFAKINTHLSIGFSGATAMDFTLPMLSKFHNSHVIPICIASGFIMSLLTPILIPLFLEM comes from the coding sequence ATGACCGTTCTCTCCACACTAGGACCACTGTTGCTGGCGTTACTCTTAGGTTATTGGATTAACGTCCCTCCCTTAACGCAATCAAGAGTCAGCACATTACTAAGTCAACTCACTTATTTAATCTTAAGCCTAATTGGATTCAGTTTAGGCGCATTAGATAATTTTGCCGAAAAACTCGTTACAGCAGGCGCTCAAGCCGTGATTTTTTTGGTCATAATTTGCTTATTTAGTTTAACCGCACTTTATTTGTCAGGTCGTTATCTGATCCCATCCACCCAAGAGAGCATGCAAGAAAGCATCACAAAGAGCGAACACACCACAAGCCGTATAATAAGTTGGGCCATTTTCCATGAAGCCGGAAAAACACTTGCTTGGGTGATCTCGGGAGGCATTTTAGGTTACTTTTTTTCTGGTTTTGCTACGCATATAGATAGTCTAGTCATGCTTCTTTTGTATGTATTGCTTTTTTTGATCGGCTGTCAGTTGCGTCAAGGAAATTACCGTCTGCGTAAACTTTTCTTAAATAGCCAAGGTCTTATTATTGCCGCTGTCACCATTTTTAGCACGCTGTTAGCTGGGTTGATTGCCGCACTTATTATTGGATTACCTTGGCAACATGGGCTCGCCGTTGTTTCTGGTTTTGGTTGGTACAGTCTGTCTGGGATTTTAATCACTGGCCTGGGGAATCCAGTCTTAGGGACAACGGCTTTTTTACTAGACCTTAGCCGGGAAATTTTAGCCCTCATGTTGATTCCGATCTTTGCAAAAATAAACACGCATTTATCCATTGGCTTCTCAGGGGCAACCGCGATGGACTTTACACTGCCCATGCTTAGTAAATTTCATAATTCACATGTTATTCCTATTTGCATAGCCAGCGGCTTTATTATGAGTCTGCTCACACCGATTCTAATTCCTTTATTTCTTGAAATGTAA
- a CDS encoding MATE family efflux transporter — MLKKWPNLREVLFLLFPMVLTMTLELSTSLVDTLMLGRYDAYHLAAVGLASSLWLPIGCFLIGMSFGLTPLITKHLHGRQIKLVNIYMSQAVGVCLFLGTMGALLTAFIAPLVVPFMATEDVTRDVTIRYLWLISPLIPMLGMMTAYKNLYESAGRPHFPMLVAFMSLLLNIFFNYILIFGNLGFPEMGAEGAAIASTLSIWIAVLYFFIYDRFINKRPLFTKLVRPYVRKCGLLLSVGIPAGFAFSFEVALFSSLMWLISSFGDYALGAGQIIMSYTSILFTPMMAMSAVTAIVIAKALAQEGVNGVKQRMKVIIGLGTGYFLICFTITQFFNDEIPFLYTANKEVALMAANILVVTACYQFSDVLQTVFTGALRGFRDTRVAMISFGVSLFGLSMPLGYWLSHFSPWADSLGVLGFYIGLWAGLSLLALLLILRFRFVYKRAQQRLLMKGSAL, encoded by the coding sequence GTGTTAAAAAAGTGGCCTAATTTAAGAGAGGTGTTGTTTTTACTGTTTCCAATGGTGCTGACGATGACATTGGAGTTATCGACGAGCTTAGTCGATACCTTGATGTTGGGCCGTTATGATGCCTATCATCTTGCGGCGGTAGGATTAGCATCCAGTTTATGGCTTCCCATTGGTTGTTTTTTAATTGGGATGTCATTTGGTTTGACGCCTCTGATTACTAAGCATTTGCATGGAAGGCAGATAAAATTAGTCAATATCTATATGTCCCAAGCGGTAGGAGTGTGCTTGTTTCTTGGCACCATGGGGGCTCTTCTGACAGCGTTTATTGCGCCTTTAGTGGTGCCTTTTATGGCTACTGAGGACGTTACTCGGGATGTAACCATTCGTTATTTATGGCTAATATCGCCACTTATTCCTATGTTAGGCATGATGACGGCTTATAAAAACTTATATGAATCAGCAGGTAGGCCGCACTTTCCCATGCTGGTGGCCTTTATGAGTCTGTTGTTGAACATCTTTTTTAATTATATATTGATTTTCGGTAACTTAGGTTTCCCTGAAATGGGTGCTGAAGGCGCCGCTATTGCGTCAACATTATCCATATGGATAGCGGTACTTTATTTCTTTATCTACGATCGATTCATTAATAAGCGGCCTTTATTTACCAAGTTAGTGCGGCCTTATGTCAGGAAATGCGGTCTGTTATTAAGTGTTGGCATACCCGCCGGCTTTGCTTTTTCATTTGAAGTGGCGTTGTTTTCTTCTCTGATGTGGTTGATCTCATCTTTTGGAGATTATGCATTGGGCGCTGGACAAATTATTATGTCTTATACGTCTATTTTATTTACTCCTATGATGGCGATGAGTGCCGTTACGGCCATTGTTATTGCTAAGGCACTTGCTCAAGAAGGTGTAAACGGTGTTAAGCAGAGGATGAAGGTTATTATTGGATTGGGCACGGGGTATTTCTTAATTTGCTTTACCATTACACAATTCTTTAATGACGAGATTCCTTTCTTATATACGGCGAACAAGGAAGTCGCCTTAATGGCCGCGAATATTCTAGTGGTAACGGCTTGTTATCAATTTTCTGATGTATTGCAGACTGTGTTTACTGGTGCATTAAGAGGCTTTAGGGACACTCGAGTAGCGATGATTTCATTTGGTGTTTCTTTGTTTGGACTGAGTATGCCATTAGGCTATTGGCTGTCTCATTTTAGTCCATGGGCTGATTCTTTAGGGGTCTTAGGCTTTTATATCGGGCTATGGGCAGGATTAAGTCTGCTGGCTTTATTGTTGATTTTGCGCTTTCGATTTGTCTATAAGCGCGCCCAACAAAGGCTATTAATGAAGGGAAGTGCACTGTAG
- a CDS encoding cobyric acid synthase — MSPKCLMVQGTTSDAGKSTFVTALCRLLKRRGIPVAPFKPQNMALNSAVTPDGGEIGRAQAVQAYAAGLEPHVDMSPILLKPNTDTGAQVIIQGKAIGNMNAVGYHEYKLIAKKASIESFTRLCKQYNWVLVEGAGSPAEINLRARDIANMGFAESVNCPVIIIADIDKGGVFAHLVGTLELLSQSEQNRVIGFVINRFRGDISLLQSGLDWLEERTGKPVLGVLPFLKGFYLESEDAVTQPLDRQSDTKNTPNKVLKVVIPITPRVSNHTDWDPLSLHPQVQVTLVRQNQEIPPADLVILPGSKSVQADLTYLKSQGWEHYLNKHLRYGGKVIGICGGYQMLGTDLKDPLGLENDQPKQMSGFGFINMTTELAIEKRLHLQKGKLNTSSPWLTRADVSGYEIHSGISTHNLPYDPFAQLENEQKEGYISADGQIIGSYLHGLFDHPEALLSLLNWAGMKSQSTFDYDIYRNAEIDRLADSCEEHIDIDALLRRAEEFTLSV, encoded by the coding sequence ATGTCTCCTAAATGTTTAATGGTACAAGGCACAACTTCCGATGCAGGCAAAAGCACCTTTGTTACGGCTTTATGTCGATTATTAAAAAGGCGAGGGATTCCCGTCGCCCCTTTTAAGCCTCAAAACATGGCGCTCAATAGTGCGGTTACGCCGGATGGAGGAGAAATCGGCCGAGCGCAAGCGGTACAAGCTTATGCGGCGGGTCTTGAACCCCATGTGGATATGAGCCCTATTTTGTTAAAACCCAATACGGATACGGGGGCTCAAGTGATTATCCAAGGTAAAGCCATTGGAAATATGAATGCCGTGGGATATCACGAGTATAAGTTGATCGCAAAAAAAGCGTCTATTGAGTCCTTTACTCGCTTATGTAAGCAGTACAATTGGGTGTTAGTCGAAGGCGCTGGCAGCCCTGCAGAAATTAACTTACGTGCTCGCGACATTGCCAATATGGGGTTTGCTGAAAGCGTAAACTGCCCCGTTATTATTATTGCTGATATCGATAAGGGTGGCGTATTTGCTCATTTAGTTGGCACCCTCGAACTGTTGAGTCAATCAGAGCAAAATCGAGTCATCGGATTTGTCATTAATCGTTTTAGAGGCGACATAAGCCTGCTTCAATCAGGACTGGATTGGCTGGAAGAACGCACAGGAAAGCCTGTCTTAGGTGTGTTGCCCTTCCTAAAAGGCTTTTACCTTGAGTCTGAAGATGCCGTGACTCAACCGCTAGACAGACAGTCCGACACAAAAAATACACCCAACAAAGTATTGAAAGTGGTCATTCCAATTACCCCAAGAGTCAGCAATCACACTGACTGGGATCCGCTGAGTCTGCATCCACAGGTGCAGGTTACCTTGGTCAGACAAAATCAAGAAATCCCGCCCGCCGACCTAGTTATTCTACCTGGCAGTAAAAGTGTACAAGCTGACTTAACCTATTTGAAATCCCAAGGGTGGGAACACTATCTCAATAAACATCTACGCTACGGCGGCAAGGTTATTGGTATTTGTGGAGGCTATCAAATGTTAGGAACAGATTTAAAGGACCCTTTAGGTTTAGAAAATGATCAACCTAAGCAAATGAGTGGATTTGGCTTTATCAATATGACAACAGAGCTTGCTATAGAAAAGCGGCTGCATCTCCAGAAAGGAAAACTCAATACATCATCACCTTGGTTAACCCGTGCGGATGTTTCGGGTTATGAAATCCACTCAGGCATCTCTACCCATAACCTTCCTTACGACCCTTTTGCACAACTTGAAAACGAACAAAAAGAAGGATACATAAGTGCAGATGGGCAGATTATAGGGAGTTATTTACATGGACTTTTCGATCATCCAGAAGCGCTCCTGAGCTTACTAAACTGGGCAGGGATGAAAAGCCAATCGACCTTTGATTATGACATTTATCGTAATGCCGAAATTGATCGTTTAGCTGATTCTTGTGAAGAACACATAGACATTGATGCATTGTTGAGACGAGCAGAAGAGTTTACACTCTCTGTTTAA
- the cbiB gene encoding adenosylcobinamide-phosphate synthase CbiB, giving the protein MIFEWFSATFLSLLGALILDRLIGEPKSWHPLIWFGKWVDSGRLQLQRPLTDCESTQKRAGVFAWGLAVIPWLIVLFISFSVLPSALSWLLSTLVLYFCIGWQSLREHAQAIAFPLAKKELVKARTAVGCIVSRDTDNLTNEDVAKAGIESVLENGSDAVFAPIFWFFIFGAPGVLVYRLANTLDAMWGYKTDELKYFGWFAARADDVLNFIPARLVVYTYALCGMLWGNGARARRCARQQSLYWKSPNAGPVMAAGAGALGVKLGGDAVYFGKKESRPILGEGRDPNADDVTRAVTLIDRGVIVWVVFIYVLI; this is encoded by the coding sequence ATGATTTTTGAATGGTTTTCGGCGACTTTTTTATCCCTTTTAGGTGCGTTAATACTGGATCGTCTTATCGGTGAACCAAAATCGTGGCATCCGCTTATTTGGTTTGGCAAATGGGTAGACAGCGGTCGCCTACAATTACAAAGACCGCTAACGGACTGCGAGTCTACCCAAAAGCGTGCTGGCGTTTTTGCGTGGGGGCTGGCGGTCATTCCTTGGCTTATCGTATTATTCATTTCTTTTAGTGTTTTACCCAGCGCGTTGTCTTGGCTGTTATCTACGCTCGTTTTGTATTTCTGTATTGGTTGGCAAAGCTTGCGAGAACATGCGCAAGCCATTGCGTTCCCATTAGCAAAAAAAGAGTTAGTGAAGGCTCGCACAGCCGTTGGTTGTATTGTGAGTCGTGATACAGATAATCTAACGAATGAAGACGTGGCAAAAGCAGGGATAGAGTCCGTATTAGAGAATGGTAGTGACGCTGTTTTTGCCCCTATTTTTTGGTTTTTTATTTTTGGGGCTCCAGGCGTCTTAGTGTATCGATTGGCTAATACTTTGGATGCCATGTGGGGCTATAAGACGGATGAGCTGAAATATTTCGGGTGGTTTGCGGCTAGAGCGGACGATGTACTGAATTTTATTCCAGCGCGTTTGGTTGTTTATACCTATGCCTTGTGTGGCATGCTCTGGGGGAATGGCGCTAGAGCAAGACGATGCGCACGACAGCAATCTTTGTATTGGAAAAGCCCTAATGCAGGTCCAGTCATGGCGGCAGGCGCAGGCGCATTAGGGGTAAAACTGGGCGGTGATGCTGTGTATTTTGGTAAAAAAGAGTCTCGTCCTATATTAGGCGAAGGCCGTGACCCTAATGCTGACGATGTGACTCGGGCTGTCACCTTGATTGATAGAGGAGTAATAGTGTGGGTTGTCTTCATTTACGTGCTGATATAA
- a CDS encoding aminotransferase class I/II-fold pyridoxal phosphate-dependent enzyme translates to MGCLHLRADIIGLKHGGNVEGIKRNISLEEGVKWFDLSSAVNKEPWSVPVVDTQMWAELPDLYDLTQAAAQYYGRDNSMALSGTQQAIEWLPVLLPQISQYLSAQNSINVMLPSIGYQEHADAWKKWGYKVLYYSTLEELLSSSWDIAVVINPNNPTTDLTTSVERDALVKLSDEKHKFVILDEAFIDPTAHHSVLTCAFDLGWPEGLIVLRSVGKFFGLAGARVGFCFASKSILSAMQRVIGPWPISTVSAYLTTCALQDITWQKQAIDSLKRRRYLFEEMIQPLLSKWFVLLGGQGEWRSSTLFFSVFLERHVAEKAFELLQKKGIHIRLGEGWLRFALPASTEFTQLEKRVLAIVESSLIDNTKVL, encoded by the coding sequence GTGGGTTGTCTTCATTTACGTGCTGATATAATTGGGTTGAAACACGGTGGGAATGTAGAGGGAATAAAGCGAAATATCTCCCTAGAGGAAGGGGTGAAGTGGTTTGATTTGTCCTCTGCTGTCAATAAAGAACCTTGGTCTGTCCCTGTTGTCGATACACAAATGTGGGCCGAGTTACCAGATTTATACGATCTGACTCAAGCCGCTGCTCAGTATTATGGACGTGATAATTCAATGGCTCTCTCAGGTACTCAGCAAGCCATTGAGTGGTTGCCTGTGCTACTCCCTCAAATTTCTCAGTACCTATCGGCTCAAAACTCAATCAATGTAATGCTGCCAAGTATTGGCTATCAAGAGCATGCGGATGCCTGGAAAAAGTGGGGCTATAAAGTACTGTATTATTCGACGCTTGAAGAGCTACTATCGTCGTCTTGGGATATCGCTGTTGTGATTAACCCTAATAATCCCACTACCGATTTAACAACGTCTGTTGAGCGTGATGCTCTGGTTAAGCTAAGTGACGAAAAGCATAAATTCGTTATTTTGGATGAAGCTTTTATTGATCCAACCGCACATCACAGTGTATTGACGTGTGCATTTGATCTAGGCTGGCCTGAAGGCTTAATTGTATTGCGTTCTGTGGGGAAATTTTTTGGATTAGCGGGCGCTCGGGTCGGGTTTTGTTTTGCGTCTAAATCGATATTGAGTGCCATGCAGCGGGTGATAGGGCCGTGGCCAATTTCAACGGTTTCAGCCTACCTGACTACCTGTGCTTTACAGGATATTACTTGGCAAAAGCAAGCCATTGACTCATTAAAGAGACGGCGTTACCTATTTGAAGAAATGATACAGCCTTTGCTTTCTAAATGGTTTGTCTTATTGGGAGGTCAAGGTGAGTGGCGCAGTTCGACATTGTTTTTTAGTGTCTTTCTAGAGAGGCATGTAGCGGAAAAAGCATTTGAATTGCTCCAAAAAAAAGGTATCCATATCCGTTTAGGTGAGGGATGGTTGAGGTTCGCTTTACCTGCAAGTACAGAATTTACACAATTAGAAAAGAGAGTGCTAGCGATTGTAGAGTCATCATTAATTGATAATACGAAGGTGCTATAG
- the cobU gene encoding bifunctional adenosylcobinamide kinase/adenosylcobinamide-phosphate guanylyltransferase — protein MKHLVLGGVRSGKSKFAESWVCSRSEQSLATVAYVATSQAWDDEMRARISSHQLSRPTDWLLFEAPLSLAAALKKVDDGGHCVIVECITLWLTNLLCLEDEERLAFEKQQLLSRLSDFKGDLVIVSGEVGLGIMPMNALARRFADEIGMFNQQLAQICQQVTLVSAGLPLFLKK, from the coding sequence GTGAAGCATTTAGTCTTAGGTGGTGTACGTAGTGGCAAAAGTAAGTTTGCTGAGAGTTGGGTTTGTTCTCGAAGTGAGCAATCTCTAGCGACGGTGGCTTATGTGGCCACCTCCCAAGCATGGGATGACGAAATGCGCGCTCGTATTTCTTCTCATCAGCTAAGCCGACCTACCGATTGGTTGTTGTTCGAAGCGCCCTTGTCGTTAGCGGCGGCATTAAAAAAAGTCGACGATGGAGGCCATTGTGTCATTGTTGAATGCATCACTCTTTGGTTAACGAATTTATTATGTCTTGAAGATGAAGAGAGACTGGCATTTGAAAAACAGCAATTATTGTCGAGATTAAGTGATTTTAAAGGTGACCTTGTTATAGTGAGTGGAGAAGTTGGCTTAGGTATTATGCCAATGAATGCACTGGCTCGGCGTTTTGCTGATGAGATTGGTATGTTCAATCAACAGCTGGCTCAAATATGCCAACAAGTTACTTTGGTTTCGGCTGGTCTGCCCTTGTTTTTAAAGAAGTAA
- the gpt gene encoding xanthine phosphoribosyltransferase — protein MDPYSKDFPVSWEELHRNARALSWRLLEKGPWKGIIAITRGGLVPAAIICRELDIRLIDTICIVSYSSEGKEAKHQGELNVLKGVEGDGEGMLLIDDLVDTGRTAQKVREMLPKAHFATIFAKPAGKPLVDTFVTEVSQDTWIRFPWDMEYTFSKPLADRKEPV, from the coding sequence ATGGATCCATATTCAAAAGATTTCCCTGTTTCTTGGGAAGAGTTACATCGTAATGCACGGGCGTTATCTTGGCGCTTGTTAGAAAAAGGGCCTTGGAAAGGGATCATTGCGATTACTCGAGGTGGACTGGTTCCTGCCGCTATTATTTGTCGGGAATTAGACATTCGTTTAATTGATACAATTTGCATCGTTAGCTATTCTTCAGAAGGTAAAGAAGCTAAGCATCAAGGTGAATTGAATGTTCTTAAAGGCGTCGAAGGTGACGGTGAAGGAATGTTACTTATTGATGATTTGGTTGATACGGGTAGAACGGCGCAAAAAGTAAGAGAAATGTTACCGAAAGCTCACTTTGCAACCATCTTTGCAAAACCGGCTGGAAAGCCTTTGGTGGACACATTTGTAACAGAAGTGAGTCAGGATACTTGGATTCGTTTTCCTTGGGATATGGAATACACTTTCTCCAAGCCACTGGCAGACCGAAAAGAGCCAGTTTAA